A stretch of DNA from Rhodoluna sp. KAS3:
AAGAAAATTTCGCGAGCCATGGCGCTCATAATCGGCAAAATCATAATTGCCAGCACAATGGAAACCGTCAAAATTGTGCGGCCGGTGCCTGAAACCTGACCGGCAAAAATTGGCAAGAATCCTAGATTTTCGTTGAGCCAAACGTATGCCGGTTGAACTGCAGGCGCTAACACCTGGATGCCCCAGAGACCAAAAACCACCGATGGAATGGCGGCCAAAAGGTCGATTACATAGCCGAGGCTTTGAGCCAGTTTTCTTGGCGCATAGTGCGAGATAAATAGGCCGATACCGATGGCGAGTGGAGCCGCAATTGCCAAAGCAATTAGAGCGGAGAAAATTGTTCCGAATACGAATGGAACCACGTAGGCCAAGAAGCCATTTTCGGCGTTCGGCAGATCTGCCGGGTTAGCAATCAGCGCAGGCCATGCCTGAACCATCAAAAATATTGCAACTGCAGCCAGCGCTGCAAGGATCACAGAACCTGACCAGATGGTTAGACCGCTGAAAATACGGTCTGCCAAACGGATTTTGGTCTTCATCTCACTCCTGTTTACCTGAATCACGAAGCTGAAATCGGGGTAATAAACCTGTAAAACAAAGGTGCCTGCTTAAGACTACGCCCCAAGCAGGCACCCCCGCACTACTTACTTGATTGCTGAAATTACAGCGGTAACCTTTGCGGTTAGAGCAGCACTAAGTGGTGCTGAGCCGGCTGAGGTTGCAGCGTGAGCCTGACCATCAGTGCTTACTAGGTATGAGGCGTAAGCCTTGACCAAGGCACCCACGGCTGGGTCAGCGTACTCGTTGCAGCCGATAAGGTAGCTAACCAAAACCAATGGGTAGGCGCCTGATGCGGTGGTTGCACGATCAATCTTGATTGCAAGGTCAGTTGCATCGCGGCCCTCAACTGCAGGTGACGCGTCAACAATAGCTGCAGCAGATTCGTTGCTAAGCGCTACAAATTCTTCGCCAACTTTTAGCTTGGCGATTGAAAGCGAACCAGCCTTTGAAGCATCTGCGTAACCGATGGTGTTGGTTCCGTTAGTTACAGCATCAACCACACCCGAGGTGCCCTTGGCGCCTTCACCCGACTGGTACGGGAATACGTCGCTGACTTCGCCATCCCAAATTTCCTCTGCGGTCTTGCTTAGGTAGTCAGAGAAGTTTTTGGTGGTACCAGAGTCATCTGAACGGTGAACGGCAGTGATGTTAGCTGCCGGCAGGTTTGCCTCTGGGTTGAGAGCGACGATGGCCGCGTCATTCCACTTGGTGATGTCGCCCTTGAAGATTCCAGCAATTGTTGCAGCATCAAGGTTCAAGTCAGTGACGCCCTCAACGTTGAAGATAACGGCGATAGGAGAAATGTAAACCGGAACCTCAAAAGGGGTGGTTCCAGGAGCACAGGCGGCAAAGGTAAGCGCAAGCTCTTCATCCTTTAGGTATGAGTCTGAACCGGCAAAGTTAACAGCACCTGCAATAAATGATTCGCGACCAGCACCTGAACCGGTTGGGTCGTAGTTGATGGTGACTGCGCCATTGGCAGTCTGAAATGCCGCAATCCAGGCTTCCTGAGCACTACCCATTGCAGAAGAACCAGCGCCGTTTAGGGTGCCGCTTAGTGAGTCACCATTGGTTGCGCCTTCGTTTGCGGCACAGCCGGTGAGAGCAATAGTTCCAGCGATCGCAAGGCCTGCAATCTTCAGTGCTGATTTCTTGATCATTTAGTGTGTATTCCCTTTCATGTGAGTACATGAATAGGGTAAAAAGCCAAGGTTAATTGAGGCAGTTTGTTTGGTTAACAAAAGGTGTACAAATCGTTCATTTTTCAAATGGCGTCTGGATCGACCCAGCCGAGGGTCTTAGTGACAGCTTTTTGCCAGTCACGGTAGTACTGTTCCACTTGGGCCGATGGCATCGTCGGGTTCCATCGCTGATCTTCGTGCCAGTTTGTTCGAAGCTCGGCTAGCCCAGACCAGAACCCAACTGCCAATCCCGCAACATAGGCAGCGCCCAGGGCCGTGGTTTCGGTGACAACCGGGCGAACCACCGGAACGCCAAGAATGTCAGCCTGAAATTGCATCAGGGTTTCATTTGCCGTCATACCGCCGTCAACCTTTAGCTGGGTTAGCTTGACCCCAGCATCGGCATTGACAGCATCTAGAACGTCGCGTGTCTGGTACGCGGCCGCTTCTAGTGCGGCCCGAGCAATGTGTCCACGATTGACGAATCTCGTCAAACCGGCCAGCACCCCGCGAGCATCCGGGCGCCAATAAGGCGCGAACAGGCCCGAGAAGGCCGGCACAAAATAGGCACCGCCGTTATCCGGGACGGTTTTTGCTAGTTCCTCAACCTCAGCAGAAGAGGCAAAAAGACCTAGGTTGTCTCGGAGCCACTGGATCAGCGATCCGGTTACTGCGATTGAGCCCTCTAGAGCGTAGCGCGCTGGGGCATCACCCAATTTAAAGCCAACTGTGGTGAGCAGTCCATTCTTGCTCTGAACGATTTGCTCGCCGGTTTGAAACATCAAAAAGTTGCCGGTTCCGTAGGTGTTCTTGGACTCCCCTGCGTCAAAAGCTGCTTGCCCAAACGTTGCAGCCTGCTGATCACCAAGAATGCCGGCAATGGGGACGCCGGCCAATTCCGATTCGCCAGCTACGGCACCGTAAATTTCTGATGAGCTCACAATGCGCGGAAGCATTGAGATCGGGATGCCGAATTCCTGGAGCAGATCAGTGCGCCAATTCAAGGTTTGGAGGTCCATCAAGAGAGTGCGCGATGCGTTGGTAACGTCGGTCAGGTGCAGGCCGCCATTAAGGCCACCGGTCAGATTCCAAAGCAGCCAAGTGTCCATGGTTCCAAAACGCAGCTGGCCGGCGTCAGCCTTTTCTCTAGCGCCCGGAACATTTTCTAGAATCCAGATAATTTTGGTAGCCGAAAAATAGGTGGCCAGCGGCAAACCAAGGCTTGCCTTGTATCGGTCTACCCCCTCAACCCCCGCCAATCGATCAACAATTGCTTGAGTTCTGGTGTCCTGCCAAACCAGTGCGTTGTAGACCGGTTTGCCAGTCAAGGAATCCCAAACCATGGTGGTCTCGCGTTGATTAGTTATTCCGATTGCTGCGATGTCTGCAGCACCAAGGCCCGCCTCACGCAGAGCTCCAGAAATTACCGTTTGGGTGTTGGCCCAGATCTCAGCTGGATTGTGCTCCACCCAACCTGGATGCGGAAAAATCTGCTCGTGCTCTTTTTGACTCGAAGCAACCTTTTCACCGTCGCGATTGAAGACTATGGCCCTGGTGCTAGTGGTGCCTTGGTCTACAGCCAAAACAAAATTGCTCATGAGAGGCTCCGCTGAGCCTTTGTAATTTCTGCCTGCGTGCGCGGCTCCGACCATCCAAGTAATTGCTGCATCTCAGTAGCAACCTCAGTAATGACGGCATCGGTGGCCTCACCGGTGAAGGCAAGGCTGGTTCGGCGCATCAAGATGTCAACAAGGTGCACGGCCATTTCTTTTTCAACGATGTACCGCAACTCACCGGTTGAGAGTTTGTCGGTGGATTTGAAGGGTGAGTCGCCAACAGCGCTCAAAAACTCAATTACCTTTGCTGCTCGCGTGCCATAGCGCTCCAGCAATTGCAACGCCCGGTCTTGGCCAACAAAAGTGGCGTGCTCGGCAAGCCACACATCTCGGGCCTTGTCATTTTTCGGGAAATCCTTGGCGCCACCGATAGCCAAATTCTTGGTCGAGACTCGGCGATCGAGCCCGAGTGCAGCCAGAGCCTCTTTGGACAGGTGCTCTGCAAGCGCCCTAAAGGTTGTCCATTTGCCGCCCACCAGACTCAATAGTGGGGTCTCGGTGCCAGGCAGGAGACCTTCAACGATTCGATAGTCCCGGGAAACAAAACCCGGTGCCGTGTCTTCGTGCCGAGGCAAAGGACGCACACCTGAGTACTTGTAGACAATTTGACTGCGGTCAACCGCAATTCGCGGGAACACTTGGCCGATCAATCCAAAAAAGTAATCAATTTCTTCTTCGGTGCAAACGGCCGGTTCGTTGATGTCAGCTTCCAGGTCACTGGTTCCAACCAGCACCCGACCCTTGAGCGGATAAATCAACACAATTCGACCATCAGCATTTTCGAAAAACAACTCACGACCATCACACGCCGCCAACAGCTCGGGGTGATCCAAAACAATATGCGACCCCTTGGTGCCGCCCATAAATTGTGATTTCTCACCGAGAGCCTGATTGGTCAAATCGGTCCATGGGCCTGAAGCGTTTATGACCAGGTCTGCCTTGAATTCAAAAGCCTGACCAGTCTCACGATCCTTGAGCAATACGGAATTGTTGACAACTCCGACTGCCTCAACGTAATTGACCGCGCGGGCATTTGAGCCTTCGCTCAGGCCATCGAGCAACACGTCAAGAGCCAAGCGCTCGGGTTCATGAACCGAGGCATCAAAATACGTTGCTGTGTATTTCACGTTCGGGTCCAGCGCAGGCAACTCTTGAAGAGACTTTTTGCGACCGAGAAATTTGTGAGGCGGAACTGTTCCGCCGCCGCTGGAGAATGAATCGTAAATGCTGAGGCCAAGCTTGATCAGGAGAGCACCGCGTTGGGTTGGTTTGTTCTGTTTGTGAGTCAAAAATCGCATCGGCGCTGCAAGAATGCCCGAATATGTGGTGAAGATAGGAATCGTAGTCTGCAGCGGCTTGACATAGTGCGGTGCAATCTTGAGCAGCCCATTGCGCTCTGTTACTGACTCTCTTACCAGTCGGAACTCACCATTTTCGAGGTATCGAATACCACCGTGGATCATGTGCGAGCTAGCCGCCGATGCCCCTGACGCAAAGTCGTTGCGCTCGACGAGGGCAACCTTGACGCCCTGCAGGCTCAGGTCGCGAAAAGTGGCAAGGCCATTAATGCCACCGCCGATGATAAGCACTTGGGCGTGGTTGTCTGCCATCAGAGCCGAAACGTTTGGTCGCATAGTGCTATTCAACCTTAAAAACTTGAACCCAGACCGATTGCGGCTTGTTAGACTTGTAGGCGTTGTCATTCGTGACGCACATGGGCCTCTAGCTCAGTTGGTTAGAGCAACGGACTTTTAATCCGTGGGTCGTCGGTTCGATCCCGACGGGGCCTACCAAACAAAAATGCACCTCCATTAAAGGGGGTGCATTTTTGTTTGCTTGTCGTCCTGTGGAGAACCGCTCGGGGCCCCGATTGTCACTTGCGGCAAATGGGGCGTCGATCCCGACCGTCACTAATTGCCCAACAGTAGCCAGACGTGGGGTTCAAAGTACGGAGCGAGTGTGCGAGCAAATGTACCGGTTAAATGGTTCTCCCCGCGGTAAACCACCGCGTTTCCGATGACCGGCAGGCACTTGGTTTCAGTGCAATAAACATCATCGAAGTTCACCAAAACCACACGCTCTGAATCAATGCGGTTTACGGCACCTATTTGAGCATCGAAATCAAACGCGTCCTCACGACTGATGGAACAATCTGCATTTGGTTTGTTTTCGAGGCAACCCAGGACGTCATCGATGTGCTTTGGGCTGTCCTTAATGGCTAAAACGGGAATGCCAGCTGCCGTTAGCTGCCGCCACAATTTTGCCGTACCGGTAATTGCGTAGTTTTGCTCATCAGCACCTGCCGGCTCAGCCCAGTCAACCCCGCTCCACTGCGATGTAACCAGCAACGAGAATTTTCGGTCAATCACTTCTGCTTTCACGTTTGCTACCCATTTGGCGCATGCGGCAGTCAGAACTTGATCCTGAACTCGCTGCGCCAAGGTAAACGGGCAACCGCCTTTGGTGTAAACCGTAAGGCTCCAGTTGCGAGATTCGGCGAGGCGCTGGAAGGCACCGGCGTAGTGATTGGCATGCGAGTCACCCACCAACGCAATAGAGACATCACTGGTACCGACAACCAATTCACACGCGCCAGGCTGCGAGTCCCCGCGACTCAAACTGCCGCAAGCTTTGGTGGCAGCACTGGTGTCTGAAGGCGCCGAAATTACCGATGGATAAAGCCGGTTTAACTCGGGATTAGAGCAAGGATTCTGTCCAGGCGCGCGAGCTGCGGCACCAAAGCAAGACTCTGCTTCGACGGCCGTTGACACCAAAACATCATTGGCAATCACACGCTCAGCCTGAGCGGCGGCTGCCCCAGATACGGCCACCAAGGCGGCCGTTGCCAGAGCCAATGCGCTAAAGGTTTTTCTGCGATTGCTGCGCCCGAAAACACCACCTACTAAGAATGGTTTCTCGATGAATTTGGATGTGAAGGCGGCCAGCAAGAGTGTCATGCCGAGGACAATCAATTTTGAAGTCATCGAAGCGTCTAGGCTCAAGACAAATGGGGCCAGGATGAGTATTGGCCAATGCCAGAGGTAAATGGAATAGGAGCGATCGCCCACCCATTGAATTGGAGCTAGGCCGGCTACCCTTGCCAGCAATCCATCGTTGACATTGGCCCAAATGACTAGAGCTGTTCCGAGAACCGGAATCAGCGCCCATGAACCCGGGAATGGCAGAGTCGAGTCAAAAAAGAATCCGGCACCGATAATGGCAGCCAACCCAGTAACCGCCAAAGTCTGGGCAACTTTTTGCTTGGTCACAGCAGGAGCAAAGGCCAACAGCGCGCCGACACCAAACTCCCACGCTCTCACCGGGGTCGAAAAGTAAGCAATGGCCGGTTCAGCCTGGGTTTGAATAACTCCGTAAACGAAGGAGGCAAGGGTTAGTAGTAACAGCGCAGTAAATACCGAACGCTTCCGGGAGCGCTTTGAGAATTTTCCAACCACGAAAAGTGTGCTGGCAATTATCAATGGCCAAGCTAGATAAAACTGCTCTTCGACCGAAAGCGACCAAAAATGCTGGGTTGGTGATGAGGTATTACCAAGCGCCAGGTAGTCGACTGAGTCGGCCGCCAGAACCCAGTTTTCAAAATACAGCGCCGATGCCTGGATCTCTTCGAGCCACTGACCCCACAGGGACATCGGTGTTGAAAAATAGACCGCAATACCGGTAACTGAAAGCACAAAGAATGAGGCCGGCAATAGGCGGCGAACCCGTTTTGCCCAAAATTTGGTGATTGAAAACTTTGATTTAGCAATGTCTCGCAAAATGTGCGAAGTGATCAGGTAGCCAGAAATCACAAAGAAAACGTCAACTCCGATAAAGCCGCCAGTGAGGCGTTGGGGCCAAAGGTGGTAAATCACCACCAAGCCCACTGCGATCGTCCTCAGCGCCTGAATGTCGATGCGTATTACCGGAGGTCGACCAATCGATTGCGTTGGCAAAATGCTCCCTGTTGCGAAGTTTGGTTCAGGCCATCAGGCCACAAAGTTAATCAGATTTTTTGTTTGCAGCTTTGGTCTGCTTGTCTAGGCGCTTTTCTTTCAAGCTCTTAGCGGCAACTTTTTTAACGTTCTTTTGCTGCGATTTTTCTGCCATTTTGGACTCCGTTCGGAAGCCCGATTGACCTCTAGTTCAGACTAGTTGAGTTTGACGCTGAATCTAGCTCTTCTCAGCCTTTGCCCAGATTTTGATACCGAGGATGATCAGCAGCAAGCCAAGTGCCAGCGACAACATGATGTGCCCAAGACCGGCGATTCCGGCTATGGCTCCCGACTCGACCTCAGTGCCAAGCACGGACTGAATTCCGCGGAGGACCATGATCGAAGTGCTCAAAACCAAACCCGCGTTGTAAAGCCAAAAGAAAGTCTTGAAGCGCCAGTCATCAGAGATTTTGAAGGCATTGTCAAGCAACAGCACAATCAAGAAGACCAAGAAACCTAGGGTAAGTAGGTGGGTGTGAACCACGCTCAGTTGGGTGTACTGACCTGCCTCAAACTCATTCAGTTTGGTGAATTCACGGTAAAAGACGCCCGAGGCTAGCCCCAAAACAAGATAAATTGCCGAAGCAATAAAAGATTTCTTCAATTCAAACTCCTCGCTCCAATCCTGCCACGGAAATCTTTTTTGAACCCCGCCGGTTGGCATGCACAGGAGGCCGAAATGAGCGAACTACAGGGGCGACAAATATTGGTGGTTGGTGCCAGTGGCGCCTTTGGAAACGAATTTTGCACTCAGCTAGAGGCAGCAGGCGCGAAGGTTATCGGTACAGCTCGCAACGCAGATTCGGCTTCAAGGCTTCAACCCCAACTAGAGCAACGCTTGCTGTTGAATCTTGAGGACCCTCAATCGATTCAGACCCTCGCCACCTACCTGACGGCTAGCCAGACCACCATCGATGGAATTGTCTTGGCATCTGGATTAGTGGCTTTTGGTTCGGTGGCCGAAACCTCGGCAGCAGACTTGCAGCGATTGACGCAGGTTAATACGCTTGGGCAAATCGATTTGGTTCAACAGTTACTTCCTGCACTGGTTCAATCCACCGCAGCCGGCCGAAGCCCCTTTGTTGTTTCGATAAGCGGTGTAATTGCAGAGCGGCCCATGGCCGGGCTTTCGGCTTACTCAGCCAGCAAGGCAGCACTACACGCATACGCCACTGCCGCCCAGCGCGAGTACCAAAAACTTGGCATTCGGTGGCTGGATGCTCGTCCGGGTCACACCGAATCGGGGTTAGCGAATCGGGCCATTGCCGGAACCGCCCCTAACTTTGGGGTCGGCATGGCCGTAGAACTGGTGATTGGGCGCATAATCAAAGCAGTGCTCGATGACGAGAAGGACCTGCCAAGTGGAAGCTTCTAACCAAGACCTGCCATTACTGCGCTCTGCAGATGGAAAGCCCGCCCTGTGCTTGGTGACCGGGGCAACCGGCTACATCGGCGGTCGATTGATAGTTGAGCTCTTAAAACACGGATACCGCGTGCGGATTTTGGCGCGAAACCCAGAGCGGTTGAAGTACCACCCCTGGATCGACCAAGTCGAAGTTGCCGAGGGAGACGCTCAAGATCTAGCTGCCCTCGAACGTGCGCTGGCAGGCGTTGATGTTGCCTATTATTTGCTACACGCACTGATGTCCAAAGACAATTTTGAGTCTCAAGAACGGACGATGGCCGAAAGCTTCGGCGAAGTGGCTAAAGAATGCAAAGTGCGGCGAATCGTTTACCTCGGCGGCATCATTGCGCCGAATGAAGTTATGTCACCGCACCTGCAAGCCCGGGCCGATACCGGTGAGATCCTTAGAGCCTCGGGGGTATCAACAATCGAACTTCGTGCCGGCGTTGTGATCGGCTCTGGCTCAGCCTCTTTCGAAATGCTGCGCTATCTGACCGAACGTTTGCCTATCATGACGGTACCCAAGTGGGTCAACGTGCGAATCCAGCCGATTGCCGTTAGAGACGTATTGCGTTACCTCGTAGGCGCCGCAACAATCAATCCAACTATTAGCGGGGCATTCGACATCGGTGGCCCGCAGGTCTTCACCTACAAAGAAATGATGCAGCAGTATGCCGAGGCTGCTGGGCTTCGCCGAAGAATCATCATCCCCGTCCCAGTGCTCACGCCAAGGCTTTCATCGGGGTGGGTTGGTCTTGTGACGCCGGTGCCATACACTCTGGCCAAACGCCTGGTAGCCAGCCTCAAGAATGAGGTAGTGGCTGCTGATGACAGCATTCGCGGGCTGGTACCAGACCCACCCGGCGGCCTAACGCCATTCAAACGAGCGGTGCAATTGGCACTAACCAAAATCAAGGATGCCCGCGTGGAGACCAGGTGGAGTGACGCGTCAATTCCGGGAACACCATCTGAGCCACTTCCTACCGACCCAAGCTGGGCCGGCGGAACCCTCTACAAAGATGTTCGAACGGTTCATTCACCTGACTCGGTCGAGGAAGTTTGGAAGCGCGTTGAGGCCATCGGCGGAGACAACGGTTACTCAATAGCAACCTGGGCCTGGCAACTGCGAGGTTTTATTGACCGCATGTTTGGCGGGGTTGGTCTGCGACGCGGAAGGCGCGACCCGAACACCCTCCAGGTCGGCGATGCTTTGGACTTTTGGCGGGTCGAAGAGATTATTAAGCCAAAGCTTTTGCGCCTGCGTGCCGAAATGAAAATGCCGGGACTAGCCTGGCTGGAATTTGGCATCGAAGAAGACCCAGAGACCGGTGGATCAATTTTGACTCAGGTGGCCATCTACGCTCCGAAGGGGCTGCTCGGTCACGCTTATTGGTGGGCGGTTTGGCCGATGCACGGATTTGTGTTTCCTTCGATGGCCAGAACAGCCGCCCTCGCAAAAAAGATCTCCACGAAGCGTTAGTGGATTACAGCGTCAACCTGATCACTTACCGATTGGGCCATGTCCAACTGGATTCCATTTTCGTCGGACGCAAGTGGCTCAAGGTCTAGTAGTTGTGAGTCGAGCAGACTGACCGGCATGAAGTGACCGGTGCGCTTAGACAGCCGCTCTAAAAGCGCGATTCGCGAGCCATGCGGGTGTACAAAAAACGAAGTTGGCGCGATTGACCTGATTTGATCTCGATACTTGCGCTTTAGCGCAGAGCAGGCAATCACTAGATTCTCATCCTTGGCTGCCGCTTCGGCCAATTTGTGACCGACGGTTTCAAGCCATGGCGACCGGTCCTCATCAGTCAGCGGTTCACCGACTGTCATTTTGGCTACATTACCCACCGGGTGAAGGTCATCGCCATCGACAAAGTCACCACCGATGGCCTCAGCCAGCGCCTTGCCGAGTGTTGACTTTCCGCAACCCGAGACGCCCATAACGACGATCTGATCGGCCATCGAATGCCTAGAGAACTTTCTTAACCACGCTTGACTTGAGCATCATTGGTCCAAAGCCATCGACTTTTGCATCGATGTCGTGGCCATCAGCGCCGTTCACGAGGCGAATATTGCGCACTTTGGTGCCAACTTTTATCGCAGACGATGCGCCCTTGACCTTTAGGTCTTTGGCGATGGTAACAGTGTCTCCGTCAGCCAGAATGTTTCCGACCGAGTCTTTTACAACACGTGCTGCTTCAGGTGAATCGGAATCGCTATCATCGGCAGCAACCCACTCATGAGCGCACTCTGGGCAAACCAACAGGGCACCCATTTCATAGGTGTACTCGCATGCGCACTGAGGGCATGACGGAAGATTTTCTGCCATTACTTTAGGACCACTGCCTGGCCAACAATTACGTTTTCACCGTTAAACGTCATGGTTGGTGAACCGTAAAGCTGGTAGCCGTTTTCTAGATGCAGGCTAACTTTCGAACAAAACTCTGAGTTATCGATTCCGGTAAGCATTTTGTAAGGCTTGGTGAAATCTGGGGTTGCTGGGGCCTCAGGGTTTGCTGAGGGCAAAGCGCAACTCTCCCACTCTTGTGCGTCATTTTGTTCAGTCATGCTTCAAGTTTGCCACAGCGGCTAAAGAAAAACCCCGACCATTTGATGGCCGGGGTTGATCGATAAGCACTAATTAGCCCATGTGGAAATACGGAACGATTAGGTAGATTCCGTAAAGCACTGATGCGGCACAGATGGTGAACATCACGTAAGCACCGATTCGGAAAACCACCTCAAGCGGATTGGTCGAATCGCGCACCTCGAGCGATGGGCTCTTTTCAGTGGTTTCTAGAATGTGGCGGGCGTTGGTCAACCAACGCATGCCCAACGAAAATGCTGCTGTGATAAACACGCTGGCACCGATGGCTACTCCAGCCACCAGCAAAAGGGAATCCCACTTAATCATTATTTGCCACCCTTTGCACTTGCTGCTGCCTTTTTAGCTGCCGCAGCAGCTTTTGCCGCTGCCTTACGAACCTCACGCGGTGAGGCAATTACCTCAGACGCGCCTTCAACTTCACTCAAGACGTTGGTGTGAGTGATTCGGTTGCGACGTGAAATCTGGAAAATCGCGATTGAACCGGCAACCACCAAAACGGTGTCAGCCAAAAGGCCAACCGGGCCAGACAACACTAGGAGTGCAGAAAGAGCGCCGACACCACCAGCAGCAGGAAGGGTTAGCAACCAACCGGTCACAATGTGACCTGCCTTGGTCCAACGGATCTGACCACCCTTGCGACCTAGACCAGCACCCATCACACCACCAGAAGCCACCTGAGTGGTTGACAGCGCAAAACCGAGGTTGCTTGAAGCCAAAATTGTGGCTGCGGTTGAAACCTCTGATGCCAGACCCTGAGCCGGCTTGATCTCTGAAAGACCAGT
This window harbors:
- a CDS encoding SDR family oxidoreductase, with the translated sequence MEASNQDLPLLRSADGKPALCLVTGATGYIGGRLIVELLKHGYRVRILARNPERLKYHPWIDQVEVAEGDAQDLAALERALAGVDVAYYLLHALMSKDNFESQERTMAESFGEVAKECKVRRIVYLGGIIAPNEVMSPHLQARADTGEILRASGVSTIELRAGVVIGSGSASFEMLRYLTERLPIMTVPKWVNVRIQPIAVRDVLRYLVGAATINPTISGAFDIGGPQVFTYKEMMQQYAEAAGLRRRIIIPVPVLTPRLSSGWVGLVTPVPYTLAKRLVASLKNEVVAADDSIRGLVPDPPGGLTPFKRAVQLALTKIKDARVETRWSDASIPGTPSEPLPTDPSWAGGTLYKDVRTVHSPDSVEEVWKRVEAIGGDNGYSIATWAWQLRGFIDRMFGGVGLRRGRRDPNTLQVGDALDFWRVEEIIKPKLLRLRAEMKMPGLAWLEFGIEEDPETGGSILTQVAIYAPKGLLGHAYWWAVWPMHGFVFPSMARTAALAKKISTKR
- a CDS encoding acyltransferase family protein, with the protein product MPTQSIGRPPVIRIDIQALRTIAVGLVVIYHLWPQRLTGGFIGVDVFFVISGYLITSHILRDIAKSKFSITKFWAKRVRRLLPASFFVLSVTGIAVYFSTPMSLWGQWLEEIQASALYFENWVLAADSVDYLALGNTSSPTQHFWSLSVEEQFYLAWPLIIASTLFVVGKFSKRSRKRSVFTALLLLTLASFVYGVIQTQAEPAIAYFSTPVRAWEFGVGALLAFAPAVTKQKVAQTLAVTGLAAIIGAGFFFDSTLPFPGSWALIPVLGTALVIWANVNDGLLARVAGLAPIQWVGDRSYSIYLWHWPILILAPFVLSLDASMTSKLIVLGMTLLLAAFTSKFIEKPFLVGGVFGRSNRRKTFSALALATAALVAVSGAAAAQAERVIANDVLVSTAVEAESCFGAAARAPGQNPCSNPELNRLYPSVISAPSDTSAATKACGSLSRGDSQPGACELVVGTSDVSIALVGDSHANHYAGAFQRLAESRNWSLTVYTKGGCPFTLAQRVQDQVLTAACAKWVANVKAEVIDRKFSLLVTSQWSGVDWAEPAGADEQNYAITGTAKLWRQLTAAGIPVLAIKDSPKHIDDVLGCLENKPNADCSISREDAFDFDAQIGAVNRIDSERVVLVNFDDVYCTETKCLPVIGNAVVYRGENHLTGTFARTLAPYFEPHVWLLLGN
- the pstC gene encoding phosphate ABC transporter permease subunit PstC, coding for MKTKIRLADRIFSGLTIWSGSVILAALAAVAIFLMVQAWPALIANPADLPNAENGFLAYVVPFVFGTIFSALIALAIAAPLAIGIGLFISHYAPRKLAQSLGYVIDLLAAIPSVVFGLWGIQVLAPAVQPAYVWLNENLGFLPIFAGQVSGTGRTILTVSIVLAIMILPIMSAMAREIFLQTPKLHEEAALALGATKWEMIRMAVLPFGRPGLISAAMLGLGRALGETMAVAMVLSPAAVISFALLTSTNSNTIAANIALNFPEASGLGVNLLIASGLVLFAITLVVNMSARAIVNRRREFSGAN
- a CDS encoding DUF2871 domain-containing protein — translated: MKKSFIASAIYLVLGLASGVFYREFTKLNEFEAGQYTQLSVVHTHLLTLGFLVFLIVLLLDNAFKISDDWRFKTFFWLYNAGLVLSTSIMVLRGIQSVLGTEVESGAIAGIAGLGHIMLSLALGLLLIILGIKIWAKAEKS
- a CDS encoding glycerol-3-phosphate dehydrogenase/oxidase — translated: MRPNVSALMADNHAQVLIIGGGINGLATFRDLSLQGVKVALVERNDFASGASAASSHMIHGGIRYLENGEFRLVRESVTERNGLLKIAPHYVKPLQTTIPIFTTYSGILAAPMRFLTHKQNKPTQRGALLIKLGLSIYDSFSSGGGTVPPHKFLGRKKSLQELPALDPNVKYTATYFDASVHEPERLALDVLLDGLSEGSNARAVNYVEAVGVVNNSVLLKDRETGQAFEFKADLVINASGPWTDLTNQALGEKSQFMGGTKGSHIVLDHPELLAACDGRELFFENADGRIVLIYPLKGRVLVGTSDLEADINEPAVCTEEEIDYFFGLIGQVFPRIAVDRSQIVYKYSGVRPLPRHEDTAPGFVSRDYRIVEGLLPGTETPLLSLVGGKWTTFRALAEHLSKEALAALGLDRRVSTKNLAIGGAKDFPKNDKARDVWLAEHATFVGQDRALQLLERYGTRAAKVIEFLSAVGDSPFKSTDKLSTGELRYIVEKEMAVHLVDILMRRTSLAFTGEATDAVITEVATEMQQLLGWSEPRTQAEITKAQRSLS
- the glpK gene encoding glycerol kinase GlpK, with protein sequence MSNFVLAVDQGTTSTRAIVFNRDGEKVASSQKEHEQIFPHPGWVEHNPAEIWANTQTVISGALREAGLGAADIAAIGITNQRETTMVWDSLTGKPVYNALVWQDTRTQAIVDRLAGVEGVDRYKASLGLPLATYFSATKIIWILENVPGAREKADAGQLRFGTMDTWLLWNLTGGLNGGLHLTDVTNASRTLLMDLQTLNWRTDLLQEFGIPISMLPRIVSSSEIYGAVAGESELAGVPIAGILGDQQAATFGQAAFDAGESKNTYGTGNFLMFQTGEQIVQSKNGLLTTVGFKLGDAPARYALEGSIAVTGSLIQWLRDNLGLFASSAEVEELAKTVPDNGGAYFVPAFSGLFAPYWRPDARGVLAGLTRFVNRGHIARAALEAAAYQTRDVLDAVNADAGVKLTQLKVDGGMTANETLMQFQADILGVPVVRPVVTETTALGAAYVAGLAVGFWSGLAELRTNWHEDQRWNPTMPSAQVEQYYRDWQKAVTKTLGWVDPDAI
- a CDS encoding SDR family NAD(P)-dependent oxidoreductase, whose translation is MSELQGRQILVVGASGAFGNEFCTQLEAAGAKVIGTARNADSASRLQPQLEQRLLLNLEDPQSIQTLATYLTASQTTIDGIVLASGLVAFGSVAETSAADLQRLTQVNTLGQIDLVQQLLPALVQSTAAGRSPFVVSISGVIAERPMAGLSAYSASKAALHAYATAAQREYQKLGIRWLDARPGHTESGLANRAIAGTAPNFGVGMAVELVIGRIIKAVLDDEKDLPSGSF
- the pstS gene encoding phosphate ABC transporter substrate-binding protein PstS, with protein sequence MIKKSALKIAGLAIAGTIALTGCAANEGATNGDSLSGTLNGAGSSAMGSAQEAWIAAFQTANGAVTINYDPTGSGAGRESFIAGAVNFAGSDSYLKDEELALTFAACAPGTTPFEVPVYISPIAVIFNVEGVTDLNLDAATIAGIFKGDITKWNDAAIVALNPEANLPAANITAVHRSDDSGTTKNFSDYLSKTAEEIWDGEVSDVFPYQSGEGAKGTSGVVDAVTNGTNTIGYADASKAGSLSIAKLKVGEEFVALSNESAAAIVDASPAVEGRDATDLAIKIDRATTASGAYPLVLVSYLIGCNEYADPAVGALVKAYASYLVSTDGQAHAATSAGSAPLSAALTAKVTAVISAIK